The Terrirubrum flagellatum nucleotide sequence AACGAAGGCTTCGTCGCCCGCGAGTGCGATCGAGCGCTGCGCGTCAATCGGGAGCTCGTCTAATCGCGGGCGTATTGACCAAATGGCGCCGGCGAGATGTCCGGCGCGATACTCCATCGAGCCGCGGAGATCGATGAGCAGGCCGCCATTATTCGCGAGCGCAACAGCTTCGGCTGCGCTGAGAGACGGAAGCCGAGGGAGCTTCGGCGGAGCCGGCGCATCGGCGCGGACAATCTCCCCTGGCGATCGCTTCGCGCCATCCATCGCGAACACGAACACGTCATAATTGAGCTGCCGCAGGAACACGGCCGTAATCGCTGCGCGCAAACCCGTGTCATCGATCAACACCACGCGCGCGCGGCGCACGCCAACCCATTGATCTGTCGCCTGCGCGAGTTGCCCCGCCGGCGCCCACACCGCGCCTGGAATCGACCCTGCCGCAAATTCATCAGCCGTGCGCACGTCGAGCATGTAGAGCGTATGCGAGGCATCGGAGGCCAGAAGACCGAGATGCTGCGCATCGACAAACGGAATGTCGCAACGTTTCGCGAGCGCCCTCGCCCGCACCGCGCTCGCCGCTTTCGCGCGTTCATCCATATCAGGCAGCGGCGCAGCGAGGCGACCGCGCCAGAGTTCGCGGCCCGAGAGCGCCCAGCCCTGCGTGCCGTTCTCCAGCGCATAGACCGGGTTTTTCACGCCGGCGAGCTTCAGCCCCGCGGCGCCGATGATGCTGCGCGTGCGCCCCGCGCAATTGACCACGACGGGCACCGTCTCATCGTCGATCGCCGCGTCCATGCGGTGCGCGAGTTCGCCATTGGGAAAACAGGTCGAACCCGGAATCGTCATCTTGCGATATTCGCTCGCAGGCCGGCCGTCGAAGAGCCGGAACGCGCCGCCGTCGTTTCGCCAGCCATCGAGCCTGTCTGCGCTGACGTGGGGAACGCGCCATTCCAGCTCGATCAGTTCGCCAAGCGTCTTGCTGGGCAAATTGACGCCCTTGAAGAGCGTGTAACCCGCTTCCGCCCAGGCCGGCGCGCCACCATCGATCCATGAGACATCGCGATAACCGAGTTCATCGAGCGCGCTTGCTGCGCGCTCGGCGACGCCATCGCCGTCATCAACAAGCAGCACGGGCGCGCCGCGCCGGGGAACGAGCGACGGCGCGAGATTCTCAAACCGGCTGTAGGGACAGGGAACAGCGAGAAACGGATGGCCTTCGCCATACTGGCCTTGCTCGCGCACATCGAGCAGCGCGATTTCGCCGCGCGCGTGAAGACGCGCCTTCGCCGTCTTTGCGTCGATGGGTTTCATGCTCGACAGATCCGTTCGACGTGACGCGCTGTATCGTGCAGCCTCGTCGTGCTCGCGCTTGTCGCGAGCATCCACGTCTTTTTTAAAGCGAAGCAAGACGTGGATGGCATCGGAACTCGGGCTTGCCCGAGTTCCGCATAGTTGAATGCCGCAAGTCGGATTTATCCGACTTGCGGTGACAAGTCCGGCCATGACGAACTGGAGCAACGTGGAGCATATTTAGCGCTTCTATGCCGCTGCCTTCTCTTCGTAAGGTTTAGGCTCCGCGCCGGAGAAGAAACTCTGGAACGCGGGATAAACAAGATCAGGCCGATGCTCCGCGGGATAATGGCCCGTGGGGATCGCCCAGCCGCGCAAGTCAGGCGCCCAGCGCGACCAGGCCTCGATCGGCTTCAGATGCCGGCCGACATGGCTGTTTGATCCCCACAACACCATCACCGGGCAACCGATCTTGCGCCCCGCCTCCGCGTCCGCCTTGTCCATTTCATAGTCGAGCGTCACGGTCGCGCGATAGTCCTCACAGACCGCATGGATCTGCTCCGGCGTCGTGCAGCGCGCATATTCGGCGAAGGCTTCCGGCGTGAAGATCGAGAGCCCGACGCCTTTCTTGTTGAGCTTGTAGTTGATGTAGTAATTGAGATCAGCGCAAATCAGCTTTTCCGGGAACGGCGCCTTCTGCGCCATGAAGAACCAGTGATAGCTCTCGAGACCCCAGCCCATCGTCACATTCGAAAGAAGATTGTAGGTCGGAATGATGTCGAGCGCGCAAAAGCGCGTCACGCGCTGCGGTCTGTCGAGCGCCATGCGGAAGCCGACGCGCGCGCCGCGATCATGGCCGGCGAGACCGAAGCGCTCGAAGCCAAGCTCGCTCATGATCTCGAACATGTCCTCGCCCATGGCGCGGAAGGAATAGGCGGCGTGATTTTCGCCGCCGTCGGGCTTGGAGCTGTCGCCATAGCCCCTGATGTCAGGCGCGACGATCGTGAAGCTCTGCGCGAGCGAAGGCGCGATGGCGTGCCAGCTCACCAAAGTCAGCGGATTGCCATGGATAAGCAGCAGCGGCGGCCCCTTGCCGCCAATCGCCACATTGATCTCGGCGCCTGACGTCCTGATGCGCCGCCGCTCGAAGCCCTCCATCAGGATCTTGCTGATCGGCAGCAACGGCGGAAAGGCTGCGGGCGCGGCAGTGTCATTCATGGGCGGCTCTCCTGCCGCCTTGTTCGCCCTAAATCGCCGATTGTCAACAATCAGCAATTCTTGATATCACGCCTGGAGGAGTCGCCTATGAGCCCGCAAAACAACGACCCTCGCCCCCGCCTTGCCCTGCTCTTTGGCGACTGCACTGGCATCGGCCCCGAGATCGCGGCGAAGGTGTTGAGCGAAGGCAAGCTCGCCGATCGCGCGCGGATCGTCGCGGTGGGCGACGCGCGGGTGCTGGAGCGCGGGATGCGCGACGCCCGCGTGTCCTTCCCCTGGGCGCGCGTCGAAAACACAGCCGCCATCGACTGGGCGTCGCGAACGGTTCCGCTCATCGATCTCGCCAATATCGATCCGGACAAAGTTGGCGTCGGCGCGGTGAATGCGGAATCCGGCAGGCTCACCGGCGAAACGCTCGCTTTTGCGATCGAGATAGCGAAGCGCGGCGAGATCGACGGCATCACCTTCGCGCCGCTCAACAAGGCGGCGCTGCATGCGGGCGGCTGGAAATTTCCGGACGAGCACAAGATGTTCGCCCATCTCCTCAAGCACACGACATATTTTTCGGAAATGAACGTGCTCGACGGGCAGTGGATGTCGCGCGTGACATCGCATGTCTCGTTGCGCACGGCGCTCGATCAGATCACGGAGCAATCGATCACGGATTCGATCAGGCTCGTCGATCGCACCATGAAAAAGGTCGGCGTCGCAAAACCGCGCATCGCCGTCGCTGCGCTCAATCCGCATGGCGGCGAGAACGGACTGTTCGGGCGCGAGGAGATCGATCTCATCAGGCCGACTGTCGAGAAGGTTGCTGCGACGGGCGTTGATTGCCGCGGCCCCTTCCCCGCCGACACCATCTATATCAAGGCGTTCGCCGGCGAATTCGACAGCGTGGTCTCCATGTATCACGACCAGGGGCAGATCGCGACGAAGCTGCGTGGCTTCAATCGCGGCGTGACCGTGACGGCGGGGCTCGACACCGTCTTCACCACGCCGGCGCACGGCACAGCGTTCGACATCGTCGGCAAGGGCGTCGCTTCCACGGGCGCGCTGGAAAATGCGCTTGATCTCGCGGCGAAGCTGGCGCGCGGTTCAGCGGCGGCTTCATGACCCGGCGCACAACTCCGCGGCCGCCGGGATAGCCGACGCTCCGGCCCCAATGTCGCGGCTTGTGAGATGTTGCGTTGGACGGGCGATCATCCGCCAGCGCTGACGAAGTCGATCAGGCGGCTGTGGCGAAGACAAAGGGAATGCTGCCGGCGCCGCGGCGAATTGGACCGCGTTATACAGCATGCCGCTGATATGCAGCGCCCGTGGCGGCGCGGCTATTTGACCGAGGAGAAAGCCGTCGGGGTCAGGAACTGATTGCTGATGTTGGCAATGATCTGGCCGTCCTTCACCGATTCCGCGCTCACCGTGCGCCATTCCGGGTCGGCGACGAATGCTGACCACTTGGCCTCGCGCTCCGCCAGCGATTCCCAGGCGAGCAGATAGGTCAGGTCGTTGTTGGATTCGCCCGCCAGCGTCGTCCAGAAGCCGGCCTGCCGGATGCCGAGCCTCTCCCAGATGCGCAGCGTGTGGTTCTGGAAACGCGCGAGCAGGTTCGGCAGGCGGCCGGGCAGAGTGCGGTAGATGCGCAGTTCGTAGATCATCGAGTCGTCTCGTCGTCGCGAATGAAAGTCCAATAGCAGCTTTTCTCTTCCGCGCTCGCCGCCGCCTGGCTGATCTGGGCTGCCAGAGCCGCAGGACCAAACTATGAGCCGATTGCGTTCGATTGCGTTGCGCCGGGGTCCGCTGGAGTTGAATCGCGAAACGACGAAGACGGCCGCCATCGTCATGGCGGCGTCAGCGCCGCCTTGCGGTCGGCGCTCATCTGGGTCTGGAGGTGGAGGCGGACGCGACGCGCGCTCTCCGCCCTCCCCGATCTCCGAACTTGCGGATGACAGTCGCGACGTGTGATTGGCGACCCCGGCTGGATTCGAACCAGCGACCCACAGCTTAGAAGGCTGTTGCTCTATCCAGCTGAGCTACGGGGTCGAAGCGCCTTCAGTGAGTCCAGGGCGCCTGACGATTGAACTTGAAATTGTCGGAATAGGAAATGGTGCGGCGCTTCGGATCGTGCGGCTCCTCGACCTGGGCCGCCAAGCCATTCCTGGCGGCGTAGGCGAGCGCCTCGTCCTTGCTGTCGAACCACAGCTTGATCTGCTGGCGCATGTCGCCCGAGCTCGTCCAGCCCATCAGGGGATCGATGGTGCGCGCCTGCTCCGGCTCGAACTCCAGCAGCCAGCGCTCGGTCTTGGCGGAGCCCGACTGCATGGCCGTCTTGGCGGGGCGGTAGATGCGTGCCGTCATGATCGCTCGTTTCAGGCGGGAAGCTGGCCGTAGTCCGAAGTCCCTGGTCGGAGTGGCAGGATTTGAACCTGCGACCCTCTGCTCCCAAAGCAGATGCGCTACCAGACTGCGCTACACTCCGATGGCGGGAATCCGGAGAAATTGCCTGTCAGATCAGGGATTGACGGTCAACCCTCAGCGCCTACCGCCGGCCGAACAGGGCGTGCTCGACATGATCACCGGGGGCGATGCCGCGCTTCGCCGCCTCGCCGCCATTGATCTCCAGCACGCCAAGCACCGGTTCGCCCGACGGGATGGTGCGCGTCGACAAAGGCTCCGCGTTGGCGGCGATCCGCGCCACAGTGCCGTCGCGGCGGATGAACAGCATGTCGAGCGGGATGTAGGTGTTCTGCATCCACATCGCGACCTCGTCCTCGCGGCCGAAGTCGAACAGCATGCCGCGGTCGGCCGGCAGCATGCGCCGGAACATCAGCCCGCGCGCCCGGTCGGCGTCGTTGCGCATCACCTCGACATCGAAGGTCTGGCGCGCGCCCTTGGCAGTGACGATGGTGAGCTTCTCGACCTGCGCCTGCTGGGCGGACGCAGGGATCGCCGC carries:
- a CDS encoding rhodanese-like domain-containing protein, coding for MKPIDAKTAKARLHARGEIALLDVREQGQYGEGHPFLAVPCPYSRFENLAPSLVPRRGAPVLLVDDGDGVAERAASALDELGYRDVSWIDGGAPAWAEAGYTLFKGVNLPSKTLGELIELEWRVPHVSADRLDGWRNDGGAFRLFDGRPASEYRKMTIPGSTCFPNGELAHRMDAAIDDETVPVVVNCAGRTRSIIGAAGLKLAGVKNPVYALENGTQGWALSGRELWRGRLAAPLPDMDERAKAASAVRARALAKRCDIPFVDAQHLGLLASDASHTLYMLDVRTADEFAAGSIPGAVWAPAGQLAQATDQWVGVRRARVVLIDDTGLRAAITAVFLRQLNYDVFVFAMDGAKRSPGEIVRADAPAPPKLPRLPSLSAAEAVALANNGGLLIDLRGSMEYRAGHLAGAIWSIRPRLDELPIDAQRSIALAGDEAFVALAAKDLIARGISRIAHVAGDITVWRVEGAPVMSSSDEPSDADAIDHLFFTHRRHDGDMADARRYLAWEMGLVAQLDAQERAEYRIGPGPFDPNSQVAYS
- a CDS encoding alpha/beta hydrolase, giving the protein MNDTAAPAAFPPLLPISKILMEGFERRRIRTSGAEINVAIGGKGPPLLLIHGNPLTLVSWHAIAPSLAQSFTIVAPDIRGYGDSSKPDGGENHAAYSFRAMGEDMFEIMSELGFERFGLAGHDRGARVGFRMALDRPQRVTRFCALDIIPTYNLLSNVTMGWGLESYHWFFMAQKAPFPEKLICADLNYYINYKLNKKGVGLSIFTPEAFAEYARCTTPEQIHAVCEDYRATVTLDYEMDKADAEAGRKIGCPVMVLWGSNSHVGRHLKPIEAWSRWAPDLRGWAIPTGHYPAEHRPDLVYPAFQSFFSGAEPKPYEEKAAA
- a CDS encoding PdxA family dehydrogenase encodes the protein MSPQNNDPRPRLALLFGDCTGIGPEIAAKVLSEGKLADRARIVAVGDARVLERGMRDARVSFPWARVENTAAIDWASRTVPLIDLANIDPDKVGVGAVNAESGRLTGETLAFAIEIAKRGEIDGITFAPLNKAALHAGGWKFPDEHKMFAHLLKHTTYFSEMNVLDGQWMSRVTSHVSLRTALDQITEQSITDSIRLVDRTMKKVGVAKPRIAVAALNPHGGENGLFGREEIDLIRPTVEKVAATGVDCRGPFPADTIYIKAFAGEFDSVVSMYHDQGQIATKLRGFNRGVTVTAGLDTVFTTPAHGTAFDIVGKGVASTGALENALDLAAKLARGSAAAS
- a CDS encoding NIPSNAP family protein, which gives rise to MIYELRIYRTLPGRLPNLLARFQNHTLRIWERLGIRQAGFWTTLAGESNNDLTYLLAWESLAEREAKWSAFVADPEWRTVSAESVKDGQIIANISNQFLTPTAFSSVK
- a CDS encoding ETC complex I subunit, translated to MTARIYRPAKTAMQSGSAKTERWLLEFEPEQARTIDPLMGWTSSGDMRQQIKLWFDSKDEALAYAARNGLAAQVEEPHDPKRRTISYSDNFKFNRQAPWTH
- a CDS encoding DUF192 domain-containing protein, producing the protein MADVGVKVGRRALACVLAAALAWAAIPASAQQAQVEKLTIVTAKGARQTFDVEVMRNDADRARGLMFRRMLPADRGMLFDFGREDEVAMWMQNTYIPLDMLFIRRDGTVARIAANAEPLSTRTIPSGEPVLGVLEINGGEAAKRGIAPGDHVEHALFGRR